One Legionella hackeliae DNA segment encodes these proteins:
- a CDS encoding DUF58 domain-containing protein, protein MGDGIVAELDELIAFKRYAQKTNYKPENNAAYAGNHRSKLRGRGMDFAEVRNYQAGDEIRHMEWRVTARTGRAHIKLYQEERERPVVLLCDFNPSMYFGTRAAFKSVVAARLAAMLAWTVIKQGDKVGGLLYSATEHSEFTPHSRNLGVLPFLAALSYFTTLTKATPAKAKPLSEALTRLRRVIRPGSIVVIISDFYSLDEESERHLSRLRLHNDVLVYHLCDPLELVPPKPQHYPITDGQQETILDTTRDDITKNYQEYCQQRIFNLKALFQRLQIPYTQVTAEENIPKLVRQTFPRRTGG, encoded by the coding sequence ATGGGTGATGGTATAGTTGCCGAACTCGATGAATTGATTGCGTTTAAGCGTTATGCTCAGAAAACGAACTACAAACCTGAGAATAATGCCGCTTACGCAGGTAATCATCGTTCAAAATTACGTGGACGAGGAATGGATTTTGCGGAGGTACGCAATTATCAGGCCGGTGATGAAATTCGACATATGGAATGGCGAGTCACTGCGCGTACCGGCCGTGCTCATATAAAACTGTATCAAGAAGAGCGTGAGCGACCGGTGGTTTTATTGTGTGATTTTAATCCTTCCATGTATTTTGGAACACGTGCAGCATTTAAATCAGTCGTTGCTGCTCGTTTGGCTGCGATGCTCGCGTGGACCGTCATCAAACAAGGCGATAAAGTGGGAGGATTACTTTATTCTGCAACGGAACATAGTGAATTTACACCCCATAGCCGTAATTTAGGGGTGTTGCCTTTCTTAGCCGCATTAAGTTACTTCACCACCCTCACCAAGGCTACCCCAGCAAAAGCAAAGCCCTTAAGTGAAGCATTAACCCGCTTAAGACGGGTAATTCGCCCAGGTAGTATTGTGGTTATCATTAGTGATTTTTATTCGCTGGATGAAGAGAGTGAGCGTCATTTAAGTCGCTTACGCCTTCACAATGATGTTTTGGTTTATCATTTGTGTGATCCGTTGGAATTAGTTCCACCTAAGCCGCAGCATTATCCAATTACGGATGGACAGCAAGAAACAATACTCGATACAACAAGAGATGACATCACGAAAAATTATCAGGAGTATTGTCAGCAGCGAATTTTTAATTTAAAGGCGCTTTTTCAACGCTTGCAAATACCCTATACCCAGGTCACTGCAGAAGAAAATATACCTAAACTCGTACGACAGACTTTTCCAAGGAGAACAGGTGGCTGA
- a CDS encoding OTU domain-containing protein, with product MPATRFFGNLSQQKTQATHLGKKSVHYVDVGGNGDCGFRAITAALISKILFENRNSPELAALLHEHFKYFPDQKPRLALATPVEQLRWMTESSRMATSVQSLAYTIRQLTVDEMVAHPENYRGAFIGVENMPTSPEAMRQASTWIDETAIAAAAKVTGFPIDVRVVTEGRELPMRLRYPAKPQTATSPLVIQLQDKHYIPGVRNAAQFHTVKSAPVRTLEPKQLERHDPELKDILAKIKAEDDRILKHFEDIKTRLTAAVEADGATKEVLLNIYIEGLKKGDYLQGYVGFEHGSEHFFKVLRDSRSDLQVVRSEFENPNKHFTTQLVHAIARAVSINQLDGNEVFDKVERALDKRVGAAQIM from the coding sequence ATGCCAGCTACAAGGTTTTTTGGAAACCTTAGCCAACAAAAAACTCAAGCCACACACCTTGGCAAAAAATCCGTGCATTATGTGGATGTGGGCGGCAATGGGGATTGTGGGTTTCGAGCAATTACAGCTGCATTGATCAGTAAAATTTTATTTGAGAACCGTAATTCACCAGAATTAGCCGCTTTACTGCATGAACATTTTAAATATTTTCCCGATCAGAAACCTCGTTTAGCCCTTGCGACGCCTGTTGAACAATTAAGATGGATGACAGAAAGCAGTAGAATGGCTACAAGCGTACAATCTCTAGCGTATACCATTCGCCAATTGACCGTTGATGAGATGGTTGCACATCCTGAAAATTACCGTGGCGCCTTCATCGGTGTTGAAAATATGCCAACCTCACCTGAGGCAATGCGTCAAGCTTCAACTTGGATCGATGAAACTGCTATTGCGGCAGCTGCTAAAGTCACTGGATTTCCTATTGATGTTCGTGTCGTCACCGAAGGAAGAGAATTACCGATGCGTTTGCGTTATCCTGCTAAACCCCAAACAGCTACCAGTCCTTTAGTCATTCAGCTGCAAGATAAGCATTATATCCCTGGGGTAAGAAACGCTGCCCAATTTCACACTGTGAAATCAGCACCTGTGCGCACTCTTGAACCTAAACAACTTGAAAGACACGATCCTGAACTCAAGGATATTCTGGCGAAAATCAAGGCGGAGGATGATCGCATATTAAAGCATTTCGAAGATATCAAAACTCGCTTAACAGCAGCTGTTGAGGCGGATGGAGCTACGAAAGAAGTGTTGTTAAATATTTACATTGAAGGCTTGAAAAAGGGTGATTATCTCCAAGGCTATGTTGGTTTTGAGCATGGCAGTGAACACTTCTTCAAAGTTCTCAGAGACTCAAGAAGTGACTTGCAGGTCGTTCGGAGCGAGTTTGAGAATCCAAATAAACATTTTACCACTCAGTTGGTGCATGCCATTGCAAGAGCAGTCAGTATTAATCAGCTAGATGGCAACGAAGTATTTGATAAAGTTGAACGAGCTCTTGATAAAAGAGTTGGTGCCGCTCAAATCATGTAA
- a CDS encoding class I SAM-dependent methyltransferase gives MANIDTRGKSQDLKSSKTSQSLIMLIFLLLLLLAILFIWIGSRQRRAINSWRKHLALDKHFAVFQALYANVDGFALSKRAREDKDALEYVYGEIEFESFIALLSLCKTNASTIFYDLGSGTGKAVIACALVFEVQKSCGIEIFPTLHNCAQTQQRRLKQFSHYQQKAERIEFILGDLLTSQFNDASLVFINATAFFGEYWLTISKHLEQLKPGSLVISTSKAILSNQFTTREVTAIQMNWGVVNAFIQEKCINGIVP, from the coding sequence ATGGCCAACATTGACACAAGAGGAAAAAGCCAAGATCTTAAGTCATCAAAAACCTCACAAAGTTTAATTATGTTAATTTTTTTGCTGCTCTTGTTGTTGGCTATTCTTTTCATTTGGATAGGCTCACGACAACGACGAGCCATTAATAGCTGGCGGAAACATTTAGCCTTAGATAAGCATTTTGCAGTTTTTCAAGCTCTGTATGCCAATGTTGATGGCTTTGCATTATCAAAACGGGCAAGAGAAGACAAAGATGCCCTGGAATACGTCTACGGCGAAATTGAATTTGAATCGTTTATAGCCCTCTTGTCTCTGTGTAAAACTAACGCTTCTACAATTTTTTATGATTTGGGGAGTGGTACAGGAAAAGCAGTGATTGCCTGCGCTTTAGTATTTGAAGTACAGAAAAGTTGTGGTATTGAAATTTTTCCTACTTTGCACAACTGCGCTCAAACGCAACAACGACGGCTAAAACAATTTTCACATTATCAACAAAAAGCGGAACGTATTGAATTTATATTGGGAGATTTATTAACGAGTCAGTTTAATGATGCTTCCCTAGTGTTTATTAATGCCACTGCTTTTTTTGGTGAATATTGGCTTACGATTAGCAAACATTTAGAACAGTTAAAACCCGGTTCATTAGTCATTTCAACCAGCAAGGCAATCCTTTCAAATCAATTCACAACGCGAGAAGTGACCGCTATTCAAATGAATTGGGGCGTCGTTAATGCGTTTATTCAAGAAAAATGCATTAACGGCATTGTACCTTAA
- a CDS encoding response regulator, with product MRVLIVEDNAFNAFCLTRLLTTVNKQIQATVVGDSLSALNYLAENEVAFVIMDGDLGATDGLYCNGPALVETIWQQNSQLPVVAWSDSESMRKAFADVFKQYNKTLNDYTCWTKIVSHERIRQSLPYLLAQNFENYLSVKQKKQEHCLPAA from the coding sequence ATGCGTGTATTAATTGTTGAGGATAATGCATTTAATGCGTTTTGCTTAACCCGACTGTTAACAACAGTTAATAAGCAAATTCAAGCCACTGTCGTTGGTGACAGTCTGAGCGCTTTAAATTATTTAGCTGAAAATGAGGTTGCCTTTGTCATTATGGACGGTGATTTGGGAGCCACAGATGGTCTATATTGCAATGGGCCTGCATTAGTCGAAACAATTTGGCAACAAAATTCTCAACTACCTGTTGTTGCCTGGTCAGATTCTGAATCTATGCGCAAAGCGTTTGCCGATGTTTTCAAACAATATAATAAAACTTTAAATGACTATACCTGTTGGACAAAGATAGTCAGCCACGAGCGTATTCGCCAGTCATTACCCTATCTATTGGCGCAAAATTTTGAAAACTATCTTTCAGTAAAACAAAAGAAACAAGAACATTGTTTGCCTGCTGCCTAA
- a CDS encoding pyridoxal-phosphate dependent enzyme — MIYDNILATIGQTPVVKINRVGKDLSCELYAKCEFFNPGGSIKDRIGFEMVRKAQETGRIKPGDTLIEPTSGNTGIGIALAGAVLGYKVVITMPYKMSQEKQSVLERLGATIYRTRTEAAWDDPDSHISLAKDLQREIPNSHILDQYANPDNPNAHYYGTAQEIIDDFGMDLDMVVAGVGTGGTITGIARRLKEYNPKIKIIGIDPEGSILGGGHEIKPYLVEGIGYDFFPEVLDNNLIDSYVKTNDKNSFDMARRLMREEGLLVGGSSGAAMWGALQAAKSLHAGQRCLVILPDSIRNYMSKYPIDEWMKEHGFL, encoded by the coding sequence ATGATTTATGACAACATTCTTGCCACCATAGGACAGACTCCCGTCGTAAAAATTAATCGTGTCGGCAAGGATCTTTCCTGCGAACTCTATGCCAAATGCGAATTTTTTAATCCAGGAGGCTCCATTAAGGACCGCATTGGCTTTGAAATGGTTAGAAAAGCACAGGAGACTGGTCGTATCAAGCCTGGCGATACATTAATTGAACCTACATCAGGTAATACCGGCATTGGGATCGCTTTAGCAGGTGCGGTTCTTGGCTATAAGGTAGTCATTACCATGCCTTATAAAATGAGCCAGGAAAAACAATCTGTACTTGAACGCCTTGGTGCAACTATTTATCGCACCCGAACGGAAGCAGCTTGGGATGATCCTGATAGCCATATTTCCCTTGCCAAAGACTTACAACGTGAAATACCTAACTCGCATATTCTTGATCAATATGCCAACCCTGATAACCCGAATGCTCACTACTATGGAACAGCTCAAGAAATTATTGATGACTTCGGCATGGATTTAGACATGGTGGTTGCAGGCGTTGGCACTGGTGGCACTATCACTGGTATCGCCAGACGTTTGAAAGAATACAATCCCAAAATTAAAATCATTGGAATTGACCCTGAAGGTTCCATTTTAGGCGGTGGCCATGAAATTAAACCCTATTTAGTAGAAGGAATAGGGTATGACTTTTTCCCTGAGGTTCTCGATAACAATTTAATCGACAGCTATGTTAAAACAAATGATAAAAATTCTTTCGACATGGCGAGAAGATTGATGCGTGAGGAAGGATTGCTAGTTGGAGGGTCTTCTGGAGCAGCCATGTGGGGAGCACTGCAAGCTGCGAAATCTTTACATGCAGGCCAACGCTGTCTGGTTATCCTGCCTGATTCCATTCGCAATTACATGTCCAAATATCCTATCGATGAATGGATGAAGGAACATGGATTTTTGTAA
- a CDS encoding alpha/beta hydrolase — MIKQVFLISTVIFVIASLFMYFMQRNLMYFPAKEVPSRKFFHADDMQVVKIQTKDGIHLMSWYKPPIPGKPTILYLHGNAGHIGYRMPLVRQFLAAGLGVLLLEYRGYGGNPGHPSEQGLYRDGEAGFNFLQQQGVPAQQTILYGESLGTGVATYLSTQFSVCAVILQSPYTSMTNVARYHYPWVFIAPWDKYDSLSRISQVKSPLLILQGENDTIVPYEQAHILFENANQPKEFIHLPGRGHNDLWDNKFVKDLLDFIGAHCS, encoded by the coding sequence ATGATTAAGCAAGTGTTTCTAATTAGTACAGTTATCTTTGTTATCGCAAGTTTATTTATGTACTTCATGCAGCGAAATTTGATGTACTTTCCAGCAAAAGAAGTGCCAAGTCGAAAATTTTTCCATGCAGACGACATGCAAGTGGTAAAAATTCAAACCAAAGATGGTATCCACTTAATGTCTTGGTATAAACCTCCAATACCTGGGAAGCCAACAATACTTTATTTGCATGGCAATGCAGGTCATATTGGGTATCGTATGCCTTTAGTACGGCAATTTCTTGCAGCAGGCTTAGGGGTGTTGTTATTAGAATACCGTGGCTATGGAGGGAATCCTGGACACCCTTCGGAGCAGGGATTATATCGTGATGGGGAGGCTGGATTTAATTTTTTGCAGCAACAAGGAGTCCCCGCTCAACAAACCATTTTGTACGGAGAATCTTTAGGAACAGGTGTTGCGACGTATTTGTCTACACAATTCTCAGTATGCGCAGTCATATTGCAATCTCCTTATACCTCTATGACCAACGTAGCTCGATACCATTATCCTTGGGTATTTATCGCTCCTTGGGATAAATATGATTCTTTGTCACGGATATCTCAAGTTAAGAGCCCTTTACTCATTCTGCAGGGAGAAAATGATACGATTGTGCCTTACGAGCAGGCCCATATTCTTTTTGAAAATGCAAATCAACCTAAAGAATTTATTCATTTACCTGGTCGGGGTCATAACGATTTATGGGACAATAAATTTGTTAAGGATTTGCTTGATTTTATTGGGGCGCATTGTTCCTAA
- a CDS encoding vWA domain-containing protein, which yields MMSEFHLIRPWWLLALLPLLILAWGLWRRRPQLEAWAAICDKHLLEHLLVSKGKYNRHLALLFLLASALCMIISLSGPSWERLPVPTYKQIQPRVLILDMSDAMLQTDLSPDRLSRAKFKLHDLFKRRDVGQLGLVVYTGEPFVVSPLTDDAQTIDALLSSLSPDIMPVEGHELDTALEEAAQLIKQAGFNQGQILVLTAQTPNAAAISTAKDLAEKHIITSVMPVMADKNFNPLFHEFAVAGEGELLPFSDNSSDLEKWLARQAGDNQFRRNQQDDIPLWRDEGRWFLIPALVFLLPVFRRGWLQRLDT from the coding sequence ATCATGAGCGAGTTTCATTTGATACGTCCTTGGTGGTTACTGGCCCTATTACCTTTATTAATACTAGCCTGGGGTTTATGGCGTCGCCGACCGCAATTGGAGGCTTGGGCTGCAATCTGCGACAAGCATCTGCTGGAGCATCTTTTAGTCTCTAAAGGGAAATATAATCGTCATTTGGCATTACTATTTTTATTAGCAAGTGCTCTCTGCATGATTATTAGTTTGTCTGGGCCTAGTTGGGAGCGTTTGCCAGTGCCTACGTATAAGCAAATACAACCAAGAGTTTTAATATTGGATATGTCAGATGCTATGTTACAAACAGACCTCTCGCCGGATCGCTTAAGTCGCGCCAAGTTTAAATTACATGATTTATTTAAGCGACGTGATGTAGGACAGCTGGGGCTGGTTGTGTATACGGGTGAACCATTTGTTGTATCACCATTAACGGATGATGCTCAAACGATTGATGCGCTTTTATCGTCACTTTCTCCTGATATTATGCCTGTTGAGGGACATGAACTTGATACGGCACTTGAAGAGGCTGCACAATTAATTAAGCAAGCAGGTTTCAATCAAGGACAAATTCTAGTGCTCACTGCACAAACGCCAAATGCTGCTGCGATTTCTACAGCTAAAGATCTGGCTGAGAAACATATTATTACCTCGGTTATGCCGGTGATGGCTGATAAAAATTTTAATCCTCTATTTCATGAATTTGCTGTTGCAGGAGAAGGGGAGTTATTACCATTTTCCGATAATAGCAGTGATTTGGAAAAATGGCTTGCCAGACAAGCGGGTGACAATCAATTCAGGCGCAATCAACAAGATGATATTCCTCTTTGGCGAGATGAAGGACGTTGGTTTTTGATCCCAGCCCTTGTTTTTTTGTTGCCAGTTTTCAGAAGGGGTTGGTTGCAGAGGTTAGATACATGA
- a CDS encoding DUF4381 domain-containing protein: MADAQVLNQLHDIQLPQSIGWWPMASGWYFLMIIGLLLLTFMFYRFYRRRQYGRAKKEALDLLADLQKKYQHDGDSQEASMRISELLRRVALVYYPRQDVASLQGQGWIDFLNNTARRVDFNKVTYHLLEVPYQKSTDADLNPLFSCARTWIKQRGLPCSN, from the coding sequence GTGGCTGACGCGCAGGTTTTAAATCAATTACATGATATTCAATTACCGCAGTCTATTGGCTGGTGGCCAATGGCTTCTGGTTGGTATTTTTTAATGATTATCGGTCTTCTTCTGCTGACCTTCATGTTTTACAGGTTTTATCGGCGCCGTCAATATGGCAGGGCAAAGAAAGAGGCACTGGATTTATTGGCAGATTTACAAAAAAAATATCAACATGATGGAGATAGCCAAGAGGCTAGCATGAGAATTTCTGAACTTCTACGTCGTGTGGCATTGGTTTACTATCCCAGACAAGATGTGGCCAGTTTACAAGGACAAGGCTGGATAGATTTTTTAAATAATACGGCGCGTAGGGTTGATTTTAACAAAGTGACGTACCATCTTTTAGAAGTGCCTTATCAAAAGTCGACTGATGCTGATTTAAACCCACTTTTTAGTTGTGCAAGGACGTGGATAAAACAACGAGGTTTACCATGTTCCAATTAG
- the dcd gene encoding dCTP deaminase, producing the protein MSIKSDRWIEKMALEHGMISPFQSGQVRHTDNGRIISYGVSSYGYDVRCANEFKIFTNINSAIVDPKAFDENSFVDVQSDVCIIPPNSFALARTVEYFRIPRNVLTICLGKSTYARCGIIVNVTPLEPEWEGHVTLEFSNTTTLPAKIYAHEGVAQMLFLESDEVCAVSYRDRDGKYQGQTGVTLPRA; encoded by the coding sequence ATGTCGATAAAATCAGATCGCTGGATAGAAAAAATGGCTCTTGAGCACGGAATGATATCCCCTTTTCAGTCGGGACAAGTACGTCATACTGATAACGGACGAATCATATCGTACGGAGTTTCCAGCTATGGATATGATGTTCGCTGTGCCAATGAGTTTAAAATTTTCACAAATATAAATTCTGCAATCGTTGATCCTAAAGCTTTTGATGAGAATAGCTTTGTTGATGTGCAATCTGATGTTTGCATTATCCCACCAAATTCCTTCGCTCTGGCGCGGACTGTTGAGTACTTCCGGATTCCTCGTAATGTTTTAACGATTTGTCTTGGGAAATCTACCTATGCGCGTTGCGGCATAATTGTTAATGTAACTCCGTTAGAGCCAGAATGGGAAGGCCATGTGACTTTGGAATTCTCAAATACCACAACATTACCTGCTAAAATTTATGCGCATGAAGGGGTAGCTCAAATGTTGTTTTTAGAGTCGGATGAGGTCTGTGCGGTTTCTTATAGGGATAGGGACGGGAAGTATCAAGGGCAAACTGGCGTAACACTACCTCGAGCTTGA
- a CDS encoding integration host factor subunit beta — protein MLESQHLLCPGDDAPKTRLTEVGMIKSQLIANLAAKMTHLPEKQVTDSINRILELMSQALIDGKRIEIRGFGSFSLHYRPPRNAHNPKTGEKVVTQEKYSPHFKPGKELRERVDASRAKVKLQDKDDQ, from the coding sequence ATGCTAGAAAGTCAACACCTGCTGTGTCCTGGTGATGACGCCCCAAAAACGCGGCTAACCGAGGTGGGTATGATTAAATCGCAACTCATTGCAAACCTTGCTGCCAAAATGACACATCTGCCTGAGAAGCAAGTCACAGACAGCATAAATCGTATTTTAGAACTAATGAGTCAAGCACTCATTGACGGAAAACGCATTGAAATCAGAGGCTTTGGTAGCTTTTCGCTGCACTATCGTCCCCCTCGCAATGCTCATAATCCTAAAACGGGTGAAAAGGTGGTTACACAGGAGAAATATAGTCCTCACTTTAAACCCGGCAAAGAGCTCAGAGAGCGAGTTGATGCTTCACGCGCCAAAGTTAAATTGCAGGACAAGGATGATCAATAA
- a CDS encoding AAA family ATPase — MEQLDVTSTQTVQEHLSQISAHLNTRILGQQDLISRLLIALLADGHLLVEGAPGLAKTRAVKELSAVVEGDFHRIQFTPDLLPGDLTGTDVYRPENGSFVFQPGPIFHHMILADEINRAPAKVQSALLEAMAERQVTIGGTTYPLPELFLVMATQNPIEQEGTYPLPEAQLDRFLMYVRISYPDAQVEHDILALARSEAKGTLALNPKTAPITPISQVTLFEARRQVLEVHTSEALDNYLIQLVVATRNPGVYSKELARWLRFGASPRATIALDRCAKAHAWLAGRNYVTPEDIHVIAHDVLRHRILLSFEAEAEGVNSDDFIDSLLRLIAVP; from the coding sequence ATGGAGCAACTCGATGTTACTTCAACTCAAACGGTCCAAGAACACCTATCGCAGATAAGCGCTCATTTAAATACGCGTATTCTTGGGCAACAAGATTTAATCTCAAGATTATTGATTGCTTTGCTAGCTGATGGGCATTTATTAGTTGAGGGTGCTCCGGGTTTGGCAAAAACACGAGCAGTTAAAGAATTATCCGCCGTGGTTGAAGGTGACTTTCATCGTATTCAGTTTACACCGGATTTATTACCAGGTGATTTAACCGGTACAGACGTGTATCGCCCAGAAAATGGCTCTTTCGTTTTTCAACCAGGTCCCATTTTTCATCATATGATCCTTGCTGATGAAATTAACCGAGCCCCTGCCAAGGTACAGTCAGCGCTGCTTGAAGCTATGGCCGAACGACAGGTAACCATTGGGGGAACGACCTATCCATTACCCGAGTTATTTCTGGTTATGGCAACGCAAAATCCAATTGAGCAGGAAGGTACATACCCTTTACCAGAAGCGCAACTCGATCGTTTTCTAATGTATGTAAGAATTAGTTACCCTGATGCTCAGGTGGAGCATGATATTTTAGCGTTGGCTCGCTCGGAAGCAAAAGGGACTCTTGCGTTAAATCCTAAAACAGCACCGATAACCCCCATTTCTCAGGTTACTTTATTTGAGGCAAGACGACAGGTTCTTGAAGTTCATACGAGTGAGGCGCTCGATAATTATTTGATTCAGCTAGTGGTTGCCACGCGTAATCCAGGAGTTTATAGCAAAGAATTGGCCCGCTGGTTGCGATTTGGGGCAAGTCCGAGAGCCACGATTGCCTTAGATCGTTGCGCAAAAGCTCATGCCTGGCTTGCTGGACGAAATTATGTAACGCCAGAAGATATTCATGTTATTGCTCATGATGTTCTTCGCCATCGTATTCTTTTAAGTTTTGAAGCAGAGGCTGAGGGTGTAAATAGTGATGACTTCATTGATTCTTTATTGCGGTTAATTGCCGTGCCTTAG
- a CDS encoding vWA domain-containing protein, translated as MFQLALPWVLFFLPLPLLIWLLLPKAHVKLPAALKVPFFNAVMTIVDQKKHAFAAQAQIGLLTLIWSLLLFAAAGPRWIGEPQPLEREGRNIMLVLDLSGSMELPDMILHGRPVNRLAVVKHTAEEFVRRRTGDRIGLILFGARAYLQTPLTYDRQSVLLRLDDATVGLAGQTTSIGDALGLAVKRLQDVPEKGRMIILLTDGANNSGVLAPLKAAELAKLDNIKVYTIGLGSESDPRALGNVFLNMNASSDLDEDTLQEVAKITGGRYFRATDVQSLNAIYETINQLETIVQEEATIRPQHDYYPWPLAFALILFSYWLANKTGLFRNLSKTSHRKVSLS; from the coding sequence ATGTTCCAATTAGCCTTGCCTTGGGTACTATTTTTCTTGCCTCTGCCATTACTAATCTGGCTACTTTTGCCAAAGGCTCATGTTAAATTACCTGCAGCTCTCAAAGTTCCTTTTTTTAATGCAGTGATGACAATTGTCGATCAAAAAAAGCATGCATTTGCTGCTCAAGCCCAGATTGGTCTTCTTACTCTGATATGGAGTTTACTGCTTTTTGCAGCAGCAGGACCTCGCTGGATAGGCGAACCCCAGCCTTTAGAACGCGAGGGACGCAATATTATGTTGGTTCTTGATCTTTCAGGCAGTATGGAGTTGCCGGATATGATTCTTCATGGTCGTCCTGTGAATCGTCTGGCGGTGGTTAAACATACTGCCGAAGAATTTGTGCGTCGGCGCACAGGTGATCGTATCGGACTTATTTTATTTGGGGCACGGGCTTATTTACAAACGCCTTTAACCTATGATCGTCAATCTGTATTGTTACGTCTTGACGATGCGACAGTGGGTCTTGCAGGTCAGACTACTTCTATTGGAGATGCCTTGGGTTTAGCAGTAAAGCGTTTGCAAGATGTACCTGAAAAAGGACGTATGATCATTCTATTAACTGATGGCGCTAATAATTCAGGAGTGCTTGCGCCACTGAAGGCTGCTGAACTAGCCAAATTGGATAATATCAAGGTGTATACCATTGGCCTGGGCTCAGAAAGTGATCCCCGAGCATTAGGAAATGTATTTTTGAATATGAATGCCTCCTCTGATTTGGATGAAGATACCTTGCAAGAGGTCGCAAAAATAACGGGCGGTCGTTATTTTCGTGCAACGGACGTCCAATCATTAAATGCAATTTACGAAACAATTAATCAGCTAGAAACAATAGTTCAAGAAGAAGCCACCATACGTCCACAGCATGATTATTATCCCTGGCCGCTGGCGTTTGCGTTGATATTGTTCTCTTATTGGCTCGCAAACAAAACAGGATTATTCCGTAATTTGAGTAAAACTTCCCATCGTAAGGTTTCCCTATCATGA
- the rpiA gene encoding ribose-5-phosphate isomerase RpiA, with protein MSTLKEAVAKKALTYLNDDEMILGIGTGSTVNCFIEQLATIKHRIDACIASSKETEARLRALDIPVIDLNVAREVPFYIDGADEVTEQRQMIKGGGGALTREKILASVANQFICIIDESKLVGHLGSFPVAVEVIPMARSYVARELVKLGGDPEYREGFITDNGNIILDVYNFEITKPIELEGLIKLIPGVVDNGLFAKRLADTVLIATQNDIKIIR; from the coding sequence ATGAGCACCTTGAAAGAAGCGGTTGCCAAAAAAGCTTTAACATACCTTAATGATGACGAAATGATTCTTGGCATCGGCACAGGATCTACTGTGAATTGTTTTATCGAACAGCTAGCCACCATTAAACATCGAATTGATGCTTGTATAGCCAGCTCGAAAGAGACGGAAGCTCGATTGCGTGCCTTAGACATTCCCGTTATTGATTTAAATGTTGCTAGAGAAGTTCCTTTTTATATCGATGGCGCTGACGAAGTCACTGAGCAACGCCAAATGATAAAAGGAGGAGGTGGTGCCTTAACGCGGGAAAAAATTTTAGCCTCAGTCGCCAATCAATTTATTTGTATTATCGATGAGTCAAAACTTGTAGGGCATTTGGGTAGCTTTCCAGTTGCTGTAGAAGTCATTCCTATGGCACGAAGTTATGTGGCTCGTGAACTGGTCAAGCTGGGTGGCGATCCTGAATATCGTGAGGGATTTATTACCGATAATGGCAATATAATTCTCGATGTGTATAATTTTGAAATCACCAAACCCATTGAATTAGAAGGATTAATTAAATTAATTCCCGGTGTCGTCGATAATGGTTTATTTGCAAAACGTCTAGCAGATACAGTTCTAATTGCAACCCAAAATGATATTAAAATTATTCGCTGA